A genomic region of Saimiri boliviensis isolate mSaiBol1 chromosome 20, mSaiBol1.pri, whole genome shotgun sequence contains the following coding sequences:
- the LOC141582498 gene encoding LOW QUALITY PROTEIN: tripartite motif-containing protein 64-like (The sequence of the model RefSeq protein was modified relative to this genomic sequence to represent the inferred CDS: inserted 1 base in 1 codon; substituted 1 base at 1 genomic stop codon), whose translation MEVCYYFGSNPYQYGESIVDTHFKPGFSSLQAFQNEVTCTICMTCFIDRVTIACGHNFCRPCLCLRWEEGRAPMHCPVCRKISEKSKFKTSVALKKLAFLARQSRPQRNINSSAKICVXHEETKELFGEADRRLLCALSSESPELMAHSHSPIGWAAEDCRKKLTKEMDXWKINQETENNLNQETSNTRLIVDYVDLRQVIINIQYQKMYPFLEEEEQLHLQALDREELFQPLPNSQVRMTQHLERMKDMYRELWELSHMPGMELLQDVRNVFKR comes from the exons aaaccTGGATTCAGCAGCCTGCAGGCCTTCCAGAATGAGGTCACCTGCACCATATGCATGACCTGCTTCATAGACCGGGTCACCATTGCCTGTGGGCACAACTTTTGcaggccctgcctctgcctccgctGGGAAGAAGGCAGAGCACCAATGCACTGCCCTGTGTGCAGAAAAATCTCAGAGAAGTCCAAATTCAAAACCAGTGTGGCCCTCAAAAAGCTGGCTTTCCTTGCCAGACAGAGCAGACCTCAGAGAAACATCAACAGCTCAGCCAAGATCTGTGTGTGACATGAGGAGACTAAGGAGCTCTTTGGCGAGGCTGACAGGAGATTGCTCTGTGCACTCAGCTCTGAGTCACCAGAGCTCATGGCTCACAGCCACAGCCCAATAGGATGGGCTGCTGAGGATTGCAGG AAGAAACTCACAAAGGAAATGG TATGGAAAAtcaatcaagaaacagaaaacaatctaAATCAGGAAACTAGCAACACTCGTTTGATAGTG GACTATGTGGATTTAAGGCAGGTGATAATCAATATTCAATATCAAAAGATGTATCCATTTCTTGAAGAGGAGGAGCAACTTCATCTACAGGCACTGGACAGAGAAGAGCTTTTCCAACCACTCCCAAACAGTCAAGTGAGAATGACCCAGCATTTAGAAAGGATGAAAGACATGTACAGAGAGCTGTGGGAgctgagccacatgcctggcatGGAGCTGCTCCAG GATGTGCGAAATGTATTCAAAAGGTGA